The Streptomyces sp. NBC_00224 genome has a window encoding:
- a CDS encoding glycosyltransferase, which yields MHVLVVHNRYSSAQPSGENRVVDEEVGLLRAAGHRVDVFERRSDDIAARSLLAKAAVPLLVPWNPAVRAELAARLRSERPDVVHVHNVFPLLSPAVLAACADADVPVVATLHNYTQVCPPGTLHRDGRSCTECVGALAPLPAVRHGCYRNSRLATVPLAVSLLVNRRRWWSGVERFFCISAAQRDILVRSGMPASRLAVKHNFVPEPGARRAGDGEHLLFLGRLAEAKGVRLLMAAWDEIAADGGVGVPLVLAGAGPLERDVTAWAQGRDDVRYVGLYDPDQCRQAVARSVAVVAPSISLETFGLVVAEAMAAGVPAVAAGHGAFVELVEDGVTGLLHQPGEPASLADCLRRITAETARNREMGQAARRRYEQGFSPAVGLERLVDEYRTAIAGRSGDGDSPPPVGDENTGSRRVTRASRGDGGTT from the coding sequence ATGCACGTACTCGTGGTGCACAACCGCTACTCCTCGGCGCAGCCGAGCGGGGAGAACAGGGTCGTCGACGAGGAGGTGGGGCTGCTGCGCGCGGCCGGCCACCGAGTCGATGTCTTCGAGCGGCGCAGCGACGACATCGCCGCCCGGTCCCTGCTGGCCAAGGCCGCGGTGCCGCTCCTCGTGCCGTGGAACCCGGCGGTCCGCGCTGAGCTCGCCGCCCGGCTCCGCAGCGAACGGCCTGACGTGGTGCACGTCCACAACGTCTTCCCGCTCCTGTCGCCGGCGGTGCTGGCCGCCTGTGCCGACGCCGACGTGCCCGTCGTCGCCACGCTGCACAACTACACCCAGGTCTGCCCGCCCGGCACGCTGCACCGCGACGGCCGGTCGTGCACCGAGTGCGTCGGGGCGCTGGCGCCGCTGCCCGCCGTCCGGCACGGCTGCTACCGCAACTCCCGGCTGGCGACGGTCCCGCTCGCGGTCAGCCTGTTGGTCAACCGGCGGCGGTGGTGGTCCGGCGTGGAGCGGTTCTTCTGCATCTCCGCGGCGCAGCGCGACATCCTGGTGCGGTCCGGCATGCCTGCCTCGCGCCTTGCGGTGAAGCACAACTTCGTGCCCGAGCCGGGCGCGCGCCGAGCGGGCGACGGCGAGCATCTGCTCTTCCTCGGCCGGCTCGCGGAGGCCAAGGGCGTGCGGCTGCTCATGGCCGCGTGGGACGAGATCGCCGCGGACGGCGGTGTGGGCGTGCCGCTCGTGCTCGCCGGCGCGGGGCCACTGGAGCGGGACGTGACCGCCTGGGCACAGGGCCGGGACGACGTGCGGTACGTCGGCCTGTACGACCCGGATCAGTGCCGGCAGGCCGTCGCGCGGTCGGTCGCCGTGGTGGCTCCCTCGATCTCCCTGGAGACGTTCGGCCTGGTGGTAGCGGAGGCGATGGCGGCGGGGGTCCCGGCCGTCGCCGCCGGTCACGGCGCCTTCGTCGAACTCGTCGAGGACGGGGTGACCGGGCTGCTGCACCAGCCGGGCGAGCCCGCCTCGCTCGCGGACTGCCTGCGCCGGATCACGGCCGAGACGGCCCGCAACCGGGAGATGGGCCAGGCGGCCCGGCGCCGTTACGAGCAGGGCTTCAGCCCGGCCGTCGGGCTGGAGCGCCTGGTGGATGAATACCGCACCGCGATCGCGGGTCGGTCCGGCGACGGGGACAGCCCGCCGCCGGTAGGGGACGAAAACACTGGCTCGCGACGGGTCACCCGCGCGAGCAGGGGGGATGGGGGCACCACATGA
- a CDS encoding O-antigen ligase family protein, producing the protein MGGASIRGGLPGGPDTTGTRTGTEPPSAGTPKAVWIVWALLGLNTLGSAGKTIVTLPRSLIQMATMGALVAAFALALALNLRLRIRPSAFVFLLTLLLVPSVISSMHLEVGLGALFRCFRLTLFVGTLWLLSRWWDGSLTFVRYHIRMYFAVLGSVAAGLVISPGTAMPEYYGGRLVGALWPLTPPQIGQYSAVIIGLTVLLLLGRRTTGASAAVIIVPTFVLLAMTHTRTATIGLLIGLVLAISSLILTSAAARRFFTWSVLCATVAGVVFASALQTWFMRGQDKESFSNLTGRAKVWDALLAEPRSVPEKVFGVGLGDKSFGGLPIDNSWLAVYNEQGLIGVVLVAAIIIVLGGVALLRPPSLQRACAIFLISYVAISSYTEAGLGDASPYLLHLALAASLLAAPAEATPLAPPAVARRGIPRRARNREVT; encoded by the coding sequence ATGGGCGGGGCATCCATACGCGGCGGGCTGCCGGGCGGACCGGACACGACGGGCACGCGGACCGGTACCGAACCGCCCTCCGCCGGCACGCCGAAGGCGGTATGGATCGTCTGGGCGCTGCTGGGCCTCAACACGCTCGGCTCCGCCGGGAAGACCATCGTCACGCTGCCCCGCTCCCTGATCCAGATGGCCACCATGGGCGCGCTGGTCGCCGCGTTCGCGCTGGCGCTCGCGCTCAATCTCCGGCTGCGCATCCGACCCAGCGCCTTTGTGTTCCTGCTCACCCTGCTGCTGGTGCCGAGCGTGATCTCCAGCATGCATCTGGAGGTCGGACTCGGTGCGCTGTTCCGCTGCTTCCGGCTGACTCTCTTCGTCGGCACGCTGTGGCTGCTCAGCCGCTGGTGGGACGGGAGCCTGACGTTCGTCCGCTACCACATCCGGATGTACTTCGCGGTGCTCGGGTCGGTGGCCGCGGGCCTGGTCATCTCACCGGGCACCGCCATGCCCGAGTACTACGGCGGTCGGCTGGTCGGCGCGCTGTGGCCGCTCACCCCGCCGCAGATCGGACAGTACTCCGCAGTGATCATCGGGCTCACCGTGCTGCTCCTGCTGGGCCGCCGGACCACCGGGGCGAGCGCGGCGGTGATCATCGTGCCGACGTTCGTCCTGCTCGCGATGACCCATACCCGGACGGCCACGATCGGCCTGCTCATCGGGTTGGTATTGGCGATCAGCTCGCTCATCCTGACCAGCGCCGCCGCCCGCCGGTTCTTCACCTGGTCGGTGCTGTGCGCCACGGTGGCCGGCGTGGTGTTCGCCTCCGCGCTGCAGACGTGGTTCATGCGCGGACAGGACAAGGAGAGCTTCTCCAACCTCACCGGCCGGGCCAAGGTCTGGGACGCCCTGCTGGCAGAGCCCCGTTCCGTCCCGGAGAAGGTGTTCGGCGTGGGCCTGGGCGACAAGTCGTTCGGCGGCCTGCCGATCGACAACAGCTGGCTGGCCGTCTACAACGAGCAGGGTCTGATCGGCGTCGTCCTCGTGGCGGCGATCATCATCGTCCTTGGCGGCGTCGCGCTGCTGCGCCCGCCGTCGCTGCAGAGGGCCTGCGCGATCTTCCTGATCAGCTACGTCGCGATCTCGTCGTACACCGAGGCCGGTCTTGGCGACGCCTCGCCGTATCTGCTGCATCTGGCCCTGGCCGCCTCGCTGCTCGCGGCACCTGCCGAGGCCACTCCCCTGGCGCCGCCCGCAGTCGCCCGACGGGGTATCCCACGCCGAGCCCGCAACCGGGAGGTGACCTGA
- a CDS encoding right-handed parallel beta-helix repeat-containing protein: MVIKRGHWAIPTAPLVLVLLAAGCTSTSDAPAKPTGTPAASGASATTVARVCDNPAAGPSQAPAGAVPVDPAVVGDLAAKTKSSPPGTTFWLRPGTHRLQPERYAQVMAKEGNTYLGAPGAVFDGRKTNNYAFSGTDPNVTIRYLTVQGFVAPHDEGVVNHDMADGWKIEHTTIQYNSGAGLMGGARQQVRASCLRGNGQYGMNAYKTGDSIKGLVVEGSEIVGNNTDDWEKQQPGCGCTGGIKFWAVNGADIRGNWVHDNRGAGLWADNNNNDFRIEDNVLEANDGAALMYETSYNAVIRNNTIRRNNWVEGRKHAADGDTFPYATVYVSEAGGEPRVPARTDKIEIYRNVLENNWSGITLWENANRFCNSPANTSTGYCTLLVKDTRRCAQPSIATAPLYADCRWKTQRVDIHGNRFVLDTSVVKCTVACGLMAVLSNYGTYPDWSPYKGKRVADALILKQQNRWHDNVYRGPWTFVVDDADRKLDSVQWQGPPYRQDSGSTFGSQAGG, from the coding sequence GTGGTGATCAAGAGGGGGCACTGGGCGATTCCGACGGCACCGCTGGTGCTCGTCCTGCTGGCGGCGGGCTGTACGAGCACCTCGGACGCCCCGGCGAAGCCGACCGGTACGCCCGCCGCGTCCGGGGCGTCCGCCACGACCGTGGCCCGGGTGTGCGACAACCCCGCGGCCGGGCCGTCGCAGGCGCCGGCGGGCGCGGTGCCGGTCGACCCCGCGGTGGTCGGTGACCTGGCCGCGAAGACCAAGAGCAGCCCCCCGGGCACCACCTTCTGGCTTCGACCGGGCACGCACAGGCTTCAACCGGAGCGCTACGCCCAGGTCATGGCCAAGGAGGGGAACACCTACCTCGGCGCGCCGGGCGCGGTGTTCGACGGCCGGAAGACCAACAACTACGCGTTCAGCGGTACCGACCCCAATGTCACCATCCGCTATCTGACCGTGCAGGGTTTCGTCGCGCCGCACGACGAGGGCGTGGTCAACCACGACATGGCCGACGGGTGGAAGATCGAGCACACCACGATCCAGTACAACTCCGGCGCCGGGCTGATGGGCGGTGCTCGCCAGCAGGTCCGCGCCAGCTGCCTGCGCGGCAACGGACAGTACGGAATGAACGCGTACAAGACCGGCGACTCCATCAAAGGCCTGGTCGTCGAGGGCAGCGAGATCGTGGGCAACAACACCGACGACTGGGAGAAGCAGCAGCCGGGCTGCGGCTGCACCGGCGGCATCAAGTTCTGGGCCGTCAACGGCGCCGACATCCGTGGCAACTGGGTGCACGACAACCGCGGAGCCGGGTTGTGGGCGGACAACAACAACAACGACTTCCGCATCGAGGACAACGTGCTGGAGGCCAACGACGGTGCCGCGCTGATGTACGAGACCAGCTATAACGCGGTCATCCGGAACAACACGATCCGGCGGAACAACTGGGTCGAGGGCCGCAAGCACGCCGCCGACGGCGACACCTTCCCGTACGCGACCGTCTACGTGTCGGAGGCGGGCGGCGAACCACGGGTCCCGGCCCGCACGGACAAGATCGAGATCTACCGGAACGTGCTGGAGAACAACTGGTCCGGGATCACCCTGTGGGAGAACGCCAACCGGTTCTGCAACAGCCCGGCCAACACCTCGACCGGCTACTGCACCTTGCTGGTGAAGGACACCCGCCGCTGCGCCCAGCCGTCGATCGCCACCGCACCGCTCTACGCCGACTGCCGCTGGAAGACCCAGCGGGTGGACATCCACGGCAACCGCTTCGTCCTGGACACGTCCGTCGTCAAGTGCACGGTGGCGTGCGGCCTCATGGCGGTGCTGTCCAACTACGGCACCTATCCGGATTGGTCGCCGTACAAGGGCAAGCGGGTGGCCGACGCGCTCATCCTCAAACAGCAGAACCGCTGGCACGATAACGTCTACCGCGGACCGTGGACCTTCGTCGTCGACGACGCGGACCGCAAACTCGACTCCGTGCAGTGGCAGGGCCCGCCGTACCGGCAGGACTCCGGCAGCACCTTCGGCTCACAGGCCGGTGGTTGA
- a CDS encoding alginate lyase family protein, whose amino-acid sequence MSMSAGWYLRRLSRMGPREVGGRVGDAVRRRRWRSARPNCPSVTGARFTAVLPAQAIAAVPPDAAKRLIAEADRLMEGHAEYFGVARDDLAAPDWWYDPKTGRRAPSGYAFDVPYRDEDAAGDVKQIWELSRHQYLTVLAAAYALTGDERYAERVAEHLRSWWAANPPLRGVHWVSGIELGIRLLSWVWIRRLLDGWPGAAGLFEDNPVARNQIWHHQRWLAAFPSRGSSANNHVIAEAAGQFAAACAFGWFPSSARWRFGALRSLERHLRGNTFASGLNRELATEYHGLVLELGLAAVAEADAAGVPVPASVRLVLLRMTDALAAIVDNRLRPPRQGDADDGHGLVLDGAGTDRWASLLATGDAVFGRLAWWPTVTGTDVRTPLLAALIRPYAKSGTTRPADRPDHFADAGMTILRGPAEIWCRCDGGPHGFLSIAAHAHADALSVEVRHDGVDVLADPGTFCYHGQPEWRQYFRSTLGHNTLQLDGGDQSVSGGPFLWTRQARSRVLVADTSDAGVARWCAEHDGYQPSVHRRRVELKSAEQELTVVDEVRGPRRAVRLAFHLGPAIAADLVENRAVLTWTRDGEDRSAELDLPGQLTWRAHRGETNPPLGWYSVGFGRKEPTTTLVGTGFADGAQGFTTVLRFRG is encoded by the coding sequence ATGAGCATGAGCGCGGGCTGGTACCTGCGGCGGCTGTCCCGGATGGGACCGCGCGAGGTCGGCGGCCGGGTGGGCGACGCGGTGCGCAGGCGGCGGTGGCGGTCGGCGCGGCCGAACTGCCCGAGCGTGACCGGCGCCCGGTTCACCGCCGTACTGCCCGCCCAGGCGATCGCCGCAGTGCCGCCGGACGCCGCCAAACGCCTCATCGCCGAGGCGGACCGGCTGATGGAAGGGCACGCCGAGTACTTCGGGGTGGCCCGCGACGACCTGGCCGCCCCGGACTGGTGGTACGACCCGAAGACCGGGCGCCGGGCTCCGTCCGGGTATGCCTTCGACGTGCCGTACCGCGACGAGGACGCGGCCGGGGACGTCAAGCAGATCTGGGAGCTGTCCCGGCATCAGTACCTCACCGTGCTCGCCGCCGCCTACGCGCTCACCGGGGACGAGCGGTACGCCGAGCGCGTGGCCGAGCACCTGCGCTCGTGGTGGGCGGCCAACCCGCCGCTGCGCGGCGTGCACTGGGTCAGCGGCATCGAGCTGGGCATCCGGCTGCTGTCCTGGGTGTGGATCCGCCGGCTGCTCGACGGCTGGCCGGGCGCGGCCGGGCTGTTCGAGGACAACCCGGTGGCGCGGAACCAGATCTGGCACCACCAGCGCTGGCTGGCCGCCTTCCCCAGCCGGGGGTCTTCGGCGAACAACCACGTCATCGCCGAGGCCGCCGGGCAGTTCGCGGCGGCCTGCGCGTTCGGGTGGTTCCCCTCCTCGGCGCGTTGGCGATTCGGCGCGCTGCGGTCGCTGGAGCGACACCTTCGTGGCAACACCTTCGCCTCCGGCCTCAACCGCGAGCTGGCCACCGAGTACCACGGGCTGGTGCTGGAGCTCGGCCTGGCCGCGGTGGCCGAGGCGGACGCGGCCGGCGTGCCGGTCCCCGCGTCCGTCCGGCTGGTGCTGCTGCGGATGACCGACGCGCTCGCGGCCATCGTGGACAACCGGTTGCGGCCGCCGCGCCAGGGGGACGCGGACGACGGCCACGGTCTGGTCCTGGACGGCGCGGGCACCGACCGCTGGGCCTCGCTCCTTGCCACCGGGGACGCCGTCTTCGGCCGACTCGCCTGGTGGCCGACGGTGACCGGCACCGATGTGCGCACCCCGCTCCTTGCCGCGCTCATCCGGCCGTACGCGAAAAGCGGAACCACACGCCCGGCAGACCGACCGGACCACTTCGCCGACGCGGGCATGACCATTCTGCGCGGTCCGGCGGAGATCTGGTGCCGCTGCGACGGTGGTCCGCACGGCTTCCTGTCCATCGCCGCGCATGCCCACGCGGACGCACTGTCCGTGGAGGTCCGCCACGACGGGGTCGACGTGCTCGCCGACCCGGGGACGTTCTGCTACCACGGGCAGCCCGAGTGGCGGCAGTACTTCCGCTCCACCCTCGGCCACAACACCCTGCAATTGGACGGCGGCGACCAGTCCGTCTCCGGTGGCCCGTTCCTGTGGACCCGCCAGGCCCGCAGCCGCGTCCTGGTCGCGGACACCTCCGACGCGGGTGTGGCCCGGTGGTGTGCCGAGCACGACGGTTACCAGCCGTCCGTGCACCGCCGCCGGGTGGAACTGAAGTCCGCAGAGCAGGAGTTGACGGTCGTCGACGAAGTGCGCGGCCCGCGCCGGGCCGTGCGCCTGGCGTTTCACCTCGGCCCGGCGATCGCCGCGGACCTGGTGGAGAACCGGGCCGTGCTCACCTGGACGCGGGACGGCGAGGACCGCTCCGCGGAACTCGACCTGCCCGGGCAGCTGACCTGGCGGGCACACCGCGGCGAGACCAACCCTCCGCTGGGCTGGTACTCCGTGGGCTTCGGGCGCAAGGAACCCACCACCACGCTGGTCGGCACCGGCTTCGCCGACGGCGCGCAGGGGTTCACCACCGTGCTCAGGTTCCGCGGCTAG
- a CDS encoding bi-domain-containing oxidoreductase, which produces MKQVVQNYKSGELAVLDVPVPGCKPGGVLVRTAYSLISTGTELMKVSEAGMSMLGKARSRPDQVAKVMQSVATSGVPATYRKVMGKLDSYTPLGYSLCGVVEQVGAGIDDVKVGDLVACAGNEHALHAELNWVPKNLYARVPDGLAPRHAAFGTVGSIAMQGVRRGEPQLGDVALVIGLGLIGQLVVQLLVASGVRVVGVDPDPVRCELAERVGAAACGDPASAAVEASVADLTGGHGVDQVYLAAGGGTNQPVELAARLCRDRGRVVDIGKCRLDLPWNAYYEKELDVRFSRSYGPGRYDPEYELEGRDYPIGYVRWTERRNLACFLDLLARRRVDVEPLVSHVADFDDAVETYQRLKDGDLKAVAVLFRYPGPDEHTAEAEAPVVAVPAVTRASGGVSTPARSTKGPVRLAFVGAGNYATSMLLPHLTGRDGVELSTVVTTTALSAANAKRKFGFAEATTDLDAVLGDKSIDAVFVVTRHSSHAELTRRALLAGKTVFVEKPLALTEDELADVIAAVEESGNDRLQVGFNRRFAPLLQEARNRFGARSGPASLRYLVNAGRLQHGSWYLQQGTEGSRFAGEGGHFIDTAGWLLDADPVSVYAVASSGNEGSGDIQAVLRYPDGSTATISYVTTGAPGFPKETLDLVADGKVLRLDDFVRASVYGSKRWVSSRLPKARDKGQNAELASFIKAVRTGGPMPVPLESLVATTAATLAVQAGLVTGAPVTLARAR; this is translated from the coding sequence GTGAAGCAGGTTGTTCAGAACTACAAGAGTGGCGAGTTGGCGGTGCTCGACGTGCCGGTGCCGGGGTGCAAGCCGGGAGGTGTGCTGGTCCGCACCGCCTACTCGCTGATATCCACCGGGACCGAGCTCATGAAGGTGTCCGAGGCCGGCATGTCGATGCTGGGCAAGGCGCGCTCCCGTCCGGACCAGGTGGCCAAGGTCATGCAGAGCGTCGCCACCAGCGGGGTGCCCGCCACCTACCGCAAGGTGATGGGCAAGCTGGACTCCTACACGCCGCTGGGCTACTCGCTGTGCGGGGTGGTCGAGCAGGTCGGCGCCGGGATCGACGATGTGAAGGTCGGCGACCTCGTGGCCTGCGCCGGCAATGAGCACGCGTTGCACGCCGAGCTGAACTGGGTGCCGAAGAACCTCTACGCCCGGGTGCCGGACGGCCTCGCGCCGCGGCACGCGGCCTTCGGCACCGTCGGGTCGATCGCGATGCAGGGCGTCCGCCGCGGCGAGCCACAACTCGGCGACGTGGCGCTGGTCATCGGCCTCGGGCTGATCGGGCAGCTGGTGGTGCAGCTCCTTGTCGCCTCGGGGGTCCGCGTCGTCGGGGTCGACCCCGACCCCGTGCGCTGCGAGCTCGCCGAGCGCGTGGGGGCCGCGGCCTGCGGCGATCCCGCGTCCGCGGCCGTGGAAGCTTCCGTCGCCGACCTCACCGGCGGTCACGGCGTGGACCAGGTGTACCTGGCCGCCGGCGGCGGCACCAACCAGCCCGTCGAGCTGGCCGCCCGGCTCTGCCGGGACCGCGGCCGGGTCGTCGACATCGGCAAGTGCCGCCTGGACCTGCCGTGGAACGCGTACTACGAGAAGGAGCTCGACGTCCGGTTCTCCCGCAGTTACGGCCCCGGGCGCTACGACCCGGAGTACGAGCTGGAGGGGCGGGACTACCCGATCGGTTACGTGCGCTGGACCGAGCGCCGCAACCTGGCGTGCTTCCTCGATCTCCTCGCCCGCCGCCGCGTCGACGTGGAGCCCTTGGTCTCCCACGTAGCCGACTTCGATGACGCCGTCGAGACGTACCAGCGCCTCAAGGACGGCGACCTGAAGGCCGTGGCCGTGCTGTTCCGGTACCCCGGCCCCGATGAACACACAGCGGAAGCGGAGGCCCCGGTGGTGGCCGTGCCCGCGGTGACGCGAGCAAGCGGCGGAGTGTCCACCCCGGCCCGCTCCACCAAGGGGCCTGTGCGGCTGGCGTTCGTCGGCGCGGGCAACTACGCGACGTCGATGCTGCTGCCGCACCTCACCGGGCGCGACGGCGTCGAGTTGTCCACGGTCGTCACCACGACGGCGCTGTCCGCGGCCAACGCCAAGCGGAAGTTCGGCTTCGCCGAGGCGACCACCGATCTCGACGCCGTGCTCGGCGACAAGTCCATCGACGCGGTGTTCGTCGTCACCCGGCACAGCTCGCACGCCGAACTGACCCGAAGGGCACTGCTGGCCGGCAAGACGGTGTTCGTGGAGAAGCCGCTGGCCCTCACCGAGGACGAGCTGGCCGACGTGATCGCGGCGGTGGAGGAGTCCGGCAACGACCGGCTGCAGGTGGGCTTCAACCGCCGGTTCGCACCGCTGCTGCAAGAGGCCAGGAACCGGTTCGGCGCCCGGAGCGGTCCGGCGAGCCTGCGCTACCTGGTCAACGCGGGCCGGCTGCAGCACGGCAGCTGGTACCTCCAACAGGGCACCGAGGGCTCGCGGTTCGCCGGCGAGGGCGGACACTTCATCGACACGGCCGGCTGGCTGCTGGATGCCGACCCGGTATCGGTGTACGCGGTCGCCTCGTCCGGCAACGAGGGCAGCGGTGACATTCAGGCTGTGCTGCGCTACCCGGACGGGTCCACCGCCACCATCAGCTACGTCACCACCGGCGCGCCCGGCTTCCCCAAGGAGACGCTGGACCTCGTCGCGGACGGCAAGGTGCTGCGGCTCGACGACTTCGTCCGTGCTTCGGTGTACGGCAGCAAGCGGTGGGTCAGTTCGCGGCTGCCCAAGGCCCGCGACAAGGGCCAGAACGCCGAACTGGCCTCGTTCATCAAGGCCGTACGGACGGGCGGGCCGATGCCGGTGCCGCTGGAGTCGCTGGTCGCCACCACCGCGGCCACCCTGGCCGTGCAGGCCGGTCTGGTCACCGGCGCGCCGGTGACGTTGGCGAGGGCTCGATGA
- the asnB gene encoding asparagine synthase (glutamine-hydrolyzing) — MCGIAGTYQWPDGKVVADRLTDTLAHRGPDGAGRYSHPAGDGEVHLGHRRLAIIDLSETGAQPMVSDGLALTYNGELYNAPELRAELAAAGVRFRGTSDTEVLLEAWRRWGTDCLPRLRGMFAFAVFDERTGDLVLARDQLGIKPLFLLRRGAGLVFASELKALAAVTGGSLQVDHAALVASLLYYWVPDSRCAFREAEKLPPGSWLRVRPDGRVDRGRYWNLRDIAAEGRDRARSGEQPDLAAIVEESTRRHMLSDVPVATFLSGGLDSSYLTALAARDQPGISAYTIGFRAEDAKFEAMPDDLRYARQVAERFGVDLHEIEIAPNVLDLLPQMTYHLDEPIGDPAAINTFLICEAAREAGVKVMLSGMGADELFAGYRKHLANLLALRYQRIPRPLRRGLSRAVDRLPVATSRRGYRSVRFAKRFLSFADLPEETAFRRSYTMYDQDELLALVNPDLAGTVDDVLTEHADIYQDNDLDDFVNRMCLGDARMFLPGLNLAYTDRSSMAASTEVRVPYVDVEVVKAAFAVPGDRKIVGRQGKAVLKEAATSVLPREIVYRPKGLFSAPLRAWMSRDLAPLVREVVNDGVLVNSGFLRRDALARMVAEDAAGQRDFSKHLWHVLTLEYWYRDATSGSGQSTRLTA; from the coding sequence ATGTGTGGCATAGCAGGCACTTACCAGTGGCCGGACGGGAAGGTCGTGGCCGACCGGCTCACCGATACCCTCGCCCACCGCGGACCGGACGGGGCGGGCCGGTACAGCCATCCCGCCGGTGACGGCGAAGTCCACCTCGGGCACCGCCGACTGGCCATCATCGACCTGTCCGAGACCGGCGCCCAGCCGATGGTCTCGGACGGTCTCGCCCTGACGTACAACGGCGAGCTGTACAACGCGCCCGAACTGCGTGCCGAGCTGGCAGCCGCCGGGGTGCGCTTCCGCGGGACCTCCGACACCGAGGTGCTCCTTGAGGCCTGGCGGCGCTGGGGCACCGACTGCCTGCCCCGGCTGCGCGGCATGTTCGCGTTCGCGGTCTTCGACGAGCGCACCGGTGACCTGGTGCTCGCCCGCGACCAGCTCGGCATCAAGCCGCTGTTCCTGCTCCGGCGCGGTGCGGGCCTGGTGTTCGCCTCCGAGCTCAAGGCGCTCGCCGCCGTGACCGGCGGGTCGCTGCAGGTGGACCATGCGGCGCTGGTGGCCTCGCTGCTGTACTACTGGGTGCCGGACTCGCGCTGCGCGTTCCGCGAGGCGGAGAAGCTGCCGCCGGGGAGCTGGCTCCGGGTCCGGCCCGACGGCCGGGTGGACCGCGGCCGGTACTGGAACCTCCGCGACATTGCGGCCGAGGGCCGGGATCGGGCCCGGAGCGGCGAGCAGCCGGACCTGGCCGCCATCGTCGAGGAGTCGACACGGCGCCACATGCTCTCCGACGTACCCGTGGCGACCTTCCTCTCCGGCGGTCTCGACTCCAGCTACCTGACCGCGCTGGCGGCCCGCGACCAACCCGGGATCTCCGCCTACACGATCGGGTTCCGCGCCGAGGACGCCAAGTTCGAGGCGATGCCGGACGACCTGCGCTATGCCCGGCAGGTGGCCGAGCGGTTCGGCGTCGACCTGCACGAGATCGAGATCGCTCCGAACGTGCTCGACCTGCTGCCGCAGATGACGTACCACCTCGACGAGCCGATCGGCGACCCCGCCGCGATCAACACGTTCCTGATCTGCGAGGCGGCCCGGGAGGCCGGGGTCAAGGTGATGCTCTCGGGGATGGGCGCCGACGAGTTGTTCGCCGGTTACCGCAAGCACCTGGCCAACCTGCTCGCGCTGCGCTACCAGCGCATCCCGCGACCCCTGCGGCGCGGCCTGTCCAGGGCCGTGGACCGGCTGCCGGTCGCCACCTCCCGCCGCGGGTACCGGTCGGTGCGCTTCGCGAAGCGGTTCCTCTCCTTCGCCGACCTGCCGGAGGAGACCGCGTTCCGGCGCAGCTACACCATGTACGACCAGGACGAGCTGCTCGCCCTGGTCAACCCGGACCTGGCCGGGACGGTCGACGACGTGCTGACCGAGCACGCGGACATCTACCAGGACAACGACCTCGACGACTTCGTCAACCGCATGTGCCTGGGCGACGCCCGGATGTTCCTGCCGGGCCTGAACCTCGCGTACACGGACCGTTCCAGCATGGCCGCGTCGACCGAGGTGCGGGTGCCGTACGTGGACGTCGAGGTGGTCAAGGCGGCGTTCGCCGTGCCCGGCGATCGCAAGATCGTCGGACGGCAGGGCAAGGCCGTCCTCAAGGAGGCAGCCACCTCGGTCCTGCCCCGGGAGATCGTGTACCGGCCCAAGGGCCTGTTCAGCGCCCCGCTGCGCGCCTGGATGAGCCGGGACCTGGCACCGCTGGTGCGCGAGGTCGTGAACGACGGCGTGCTCGTCAACTCCGGGTTCCTGCGCCGCGACGCGCTGGCACGGATGGTCGCCGAGGACGCCGCCGGGCAGCGGGACTTCTCCAAGCATCTGTGGCATGTGCTGACCCTTGAGTACTGGTATCGCGACGCGACCTCTGGGTCCGGTCAGAGCACTCGGTTAACGGCTTAG